Proteins encoded by one window of Streptomyces sp. ALI-76-A:
- a CDS encoding AAA family ATPase: MPASTIVASGGEFRLYGDSVQTFADLPVATYTIAFSQMTGYSLRQTEPLASAEETVYGSHASRVQRIVTGYSAMDRSLGVILSGDKGMGKSLMLRLLAERMREEHKLPTVLVQHDTPGLAAFLDELGEVVVVFDEFEKIFSNEDDESQNQFLSLFDGLSTTKRLYVLSVNELQRVNDYMLNRPGRFHYHMRFAYPEPETVATYLRDQVPGVAEKQVAEIVDFSRKYDINFDHLRAIAFELRLGESFAEVIGDLNIKRSEHASSRVEAHIVWDDGNTDVFDGRVDLFDSDSLQTINDWDTDTGLQFRMRDAVPSEDGYLLLARAFTLTDLRDEDDKSPDGKKDLSAASVTLRRPPKYSIDF; encoded by the coding sequence ATGCCCGCATCCACGATCGTCGCCTCCGGCGGGGAGTTCCGCCTCTACGGGGACTCCGTGCAGACCTTCGCTGATCTGCCCGTGGCCACCTACACGATCGCCTTCTCTCAGATGACCGGCTACAGCCTGCGCCAGACGGAGCCGCTGGCATCCGCCGAGGAGACCGTCTACGGCAGCCACGCCTCTCGCGTGCAGCGGATCGTCACCGGCTACTCGGCCATGGACCGCTCGCTCGGCGTCATCCTCTCCGGCGACAAGGGCATGGGTAAGAGCCTCATGCTCCGCCTGCTCGCCGAGCGGATGCGCGAAGAGCACAAGCTGCCCACCGTGCTCGTGCAGCACGACACGCCGGGGCTGGCCGCCTTCCTCGACGAGCTGGGCGAAGTTGTCGTCGTCTTCGACGAGTTCGAGAAGATCTTCTCAAACGAGGACGACGAGTCGCAGAACCAGTTCCTGAGCCTGTTCGACGGGCTGAGCACGACGAAGCGCCTCTACGTTCTGTCGGTCAACGAGCTGCAGCGCGTCAACGACTACATGCTCAACCGCCCCGGACGCTTCCACTACCACATGCGCTTCGCCTACCCCGAGCCCGAGACGGTTGCCACCTACCTGCGCGACCAGGTGCCCGGAGTGGCCGAGAAGCAGGTAGCCGAGATCGTCGACTTCTCCCGGAAGTACGACATCAACTTCGACCACCTGCGCGCGATCGCCTTCGAGCTGCGCCTGGGCGAATCGTTCGCCGAGGTGATCGGGGACCTGAACATCAAGCGCAGCGAGCACGCAAGCTCGCGGGTCGAGGCTCACATCGTCTGGGATGACGGCAACACCGACGTCTTCGACGGTCGTGTCGATCTGTTCGACAGCGACAGCCTGCAGACCATCAACGACTGGGACACCGATACCGGGCTGCAGTTCCGCATGCGCGACGCCGTCCCGTCCGAGGACGGCTACCTGCTCCTGGCGCGTGCCTTCACGCTCACCGACCTCCGCGACGAGGACGACAAGTCGCCCGACGGCAAGAAGGACTTGAGCGCCGCCTCGGTGACCCTGCGCCGTCCCCCGAAGTACTCCATCGACTTCTGA
- a CDS encoding AAA family ATPase: protein MPTLHFTRGLPASGKTTWARTWTAENRAGRVRVNRDDLRAMLDSSEHIKGITEKRVMAVRDATILKLLRQGYDVICDDTNLPQRVARDLARLANRAGAALDVHDFTHVPLDTCLERDAAREASVGEDTIRGLHQRFLAGKSSPLPLPEESRAAARMRLQYEPKPDSPKAVLVDIDGTVALMDGRSPFDETRVHQDLPNAPVISVVQALHSAGQRIVFLSGRTDSCRTATEAWLNLHVGVPYDGPFMRPTGDSRKDSIVKVELFDAHVRDTYNVTCVLDDRTQVVQAWRAIGLTVLQVDDGDF, encoded by the coding sequence ATGCCCACACTGCACTTCACTCGAGGCCTGCCCGCCAGCGGCAAGACCACCTGGGCGCGCACCTGGACCGCCGAGAACCGCGCGGGCCGGGTACGCGTCAACCGGGACGACCTGCGCGCCATGCTCGACTCCAGCGAGCACATCAAGGGCATCACCGAGAAGCGCGTGATGGCAGTCCGGGACGCGACGATCCTCAAGCTGCTCCGCCAGGGCTACGACGTGATCTGCGACGACACCAACCTGCCGCAGCGCGTCGCCCGCGACCTGGCCCGCCTCGCGAACCGCGCCGGCGCCGCGCTCGACGTACACGACTTCACCCACGTACCGCTGGACACGTGCCTGGAGCGCGACGCGGCCCGTGAGGCGTCCGTTGGAGAGGACACCATCCGAGGCCTTCACCAGCGCTTCCTGGCGGGGAAGTCGTCGCCGCTTCCCCTGCCGGAGGAAAGCCGCGCGGCCGCTCGGATGAGGCTGCAGTACGAGCCGAAGCCCGATAGCCCCAAGGCCGTCCTGGTGGACATCGACGGGACCGTCGCCCTGATGGACGGCCGCAGCCCCTTCGATGAAACCCGGGTGCACCAGGACCTCCCCAACGCTCCGGTGATCAGCGTCGTGCAGGCCCTGCACTCGGCAGGCCAGCGCATCGTGTTCCTCTCCGGCCGCACCGACAGCTGCCGGACCGCCACCGAGGCATGGCTGAACTTGCACGTCGGCGTCCCGTACGACGGGCCCTTCATGCGGCCCACCGGTGACTCCCGCAAGGACTCGATCGTGAAGGTCGAGCTCTTCGACGCCCACGTACGCGACACCTACAACGTCACCTGCGTACTCGACGACCGCACTCAGGTCGTCCAGGCGTGGAGGGCCATCGGGCTGACCGTCCTTCAGGTCGACGACGGCGACTTCTGA
- a CDS encoding RNA ligase produces MHSHIDDLLDPALLARSLDAGYVREQTHPTLPLRIFNYAEKAVFEREWNEVTRQCRGLITDRQGRILAGPYAKFFNYSEHPEGTFDLDDKVLVTDKLDGSLGILYPLPDGGHAIAPRGSFASEQALHATQIWQERYADTASIKPGVTYLFEIIFPENRIVCDYGTLDDLVLLGGVDIATGTPLPADELPWDGPRVDTFAFNTLADALAASPRPGAEGFVLRFPGHDNTMIKIKQDDYVALHRIITGLNARAVWERLGAGDTVAEICDGLPDEFHDWVRDVAAELAEQCNEILAEALEEHQRIVEALPEGRTRKEYAVLASRSPMRAWLFMLLDGRDPSARIFHTLRPEADIRPVNATEDNS; encoded by the coding sequence ATGCATTCCCACATAGATGACCTGCTCGACCCCGCTCTTCTCGCCCGCAGCCTCGACGCCGGCTACGTCCGTGAGCAGACCCACCCCACCCTGCCGCTGCGCATCTTCAACTACGCGGAGAAGGCCGTGTTCGAGCGAGAGTGGAACGAGGTCACCCGGCAGTGCCGGGGGTTGATCACCGACCGTCAGGGGCGGATCCTCGCCGGTCCGTACGCGAAGTTCTTCAACTACTCCGAGCACCCCGAGGGCACCTTCGACCTGGACGACAAGGTCCTGGTTACCGACAAGCTCGACGGCTCGCTCGGTATTCTCTACCCGCTGCCCGACGGCGGCCATGCCATCGCGCCCCGTGGCTCGTTCGCCTCCGAGCAGGCGCTGCACGCAACGCAGATCTGGCAAGAGCGCTACGCCGACACCGCGTCGATCAAGCCCGGCGTTACCTACCTCTTCGAGATCATCTTCCCGGAAAACCGGATCGTCTGCGACTACGGCACCCTGGACGACCTTGTCCTCCTCGGCGGCGTCGACATCGCCACCGGCACGCCGCTGCCCGCTGATGAGCTGCCGTGGGACGGCCCTCGCGTCGACACCTTCGCCTTCAACACACTCGCCGATGCCCTGGCCGCGTCGCCGCGCCCCGGCGCCGAGGGCTTCGTGCTGCGCTTCCCCGGCCACGACAACACCATGATCAAGATCAAGCAGGACGACTACGTGGCACTGCACCGGATCATCACCGGGCTCAACGCCCGCGCGGTCTGGGAGCGGCTCGGCGCGGGTGACACCGTGGCCGAGATCTGCGACGGCCTGCCCGACGAGTTCCACGACTGGGTTAGGGACGTCGCCGCAGAACTGGCGGAGCAGTGCAACGAGATCCTCGCTGAGGCCCTCGAAGAGCATCAGCGCATCGTGGAGGCGCTGCCGGAGGGGCGGACACGCAAGGAGTACGCCGTGCTCGCCAGCCGCTCGCCGATGCGGGCCTGGCTGTTCATGCTCCTGGACGGCCGCGACCCGTCGGCCCGGATCTTCCACACCCTGCGGCCTGAAGCCGACATCCGGCCCGTCAACGCCACCGAGGACAACTCCTGA